A region from the Sandaracinus amylolyticus genome encodes:
- a CDS encoding sigma 54-interacting transcriptional regulator yields the protein MFEDDGTVRAPRKPPRRVRTLRARVVRGPDAGAETSCDAGATLAIGTSEGNELRLRDPTVSRYHVELAALPEGIRVRDLASSNGTIAGAVRIESAIVASGTELRLGDTVIAVDDGAEREVVARDLDPAAIPGVVAESAAMKAIVRALHRIAPTSASVLLLGETGTGKEVIARAIHALSPRRDRELVVVDCGSMAPTLIASELFGHERGAFTGADRRHVGAFERADGGTVFLDEIGELPAELQPALLGVLERRRFRRVGGEREIAVDVRVVAATHRDLREATNAGSFRADLYFRLAAARLVLPPLRDRTEDVEPLARHFAAQLTGDPAAVPFDARSLDALRRHPFAGNVRELRNVVESALAFGELQLDEAAPRAASSSPAMQVDVDRSYREARAAALDAFERAYLGALITASRNNASEAARRAKMDRAYLLELLKKHGLR from the coding sequence GTGTTCGAGGACGACGGCACCGTTCGTGCGCCGCGCAAGCCGCCGCGACGCGTTCGCACCCTTCGCGCCCGCGTCGTGCGCGGGCCCGACGCAGGCGCGGAGACGAGCTGCGATGCGGGCGCGACGCTCGCGATCGGCACCAGCGAGGGCAACGAGCTCCGGCTGCGCGATCCCACGGTGAGCCGCTACCACGTCGAGCTCGCGGCGCTGCCCGAGGGGATCCGGGTGCGCGATCTCGCGAGCTCGAACGGCACGATCGCGGGCGCGGTGCGCATCGAGAGCGCGATCGTCGCGTCGGGCACCGAGCTCCGCCTCGGCGACACCGTCATCGCCGTCGACGACGGCGCCGAGCGCGAGGTCGTCGCGCGCGATCTCGATCCTGCCGCGATCCCCGGCGTGGTCGCCGAGAGCGCCGCGATGAAAGCGATCGTGCGCGCGCTGCATCGCATCGCGCCGACGAGCGCGTCGGTCCTGCTGCTCGGCGAGACCGGCACCGGAAAAGAAGTGATCGCGCGCGCGATCCACGCGCTCTCTCCGCGGCGCGATCGCGAGCTCGTCGTCGTCGACTGCGGCTCGATGGCGCCGACCTTGATCGCGTCGGAGCTCTTCGGGCACGAGCGCGGCGCGTTCACCGGCGCGGACCGCCGTCACGTGGGCGCCTTCGAGCGCGCGGACGGAGGCACCGTGTTCCTCGACGAGATCGGCGAGCTACCCGCGGAGCTCCAGCCCGCGCTGCTCGGCGTGCTCGAGCGACGCCGGTTCCGCCGCGTCGGTGGAGAGCGCGAGATCGCGGTCGACGTGCGCGTCGTCGCCGCGACGCATCGCGACCTGCGCGAGGCCACGAACGCCGGATCGTTCCGCGCCGATCTCTACTTCCGCCTCGCCGCCGCGCGGCTCGTGCTGCCTCCGCTGCGCGATCGCACCGAGGACGTCGAGCCGCTCGCCCGTCACTTCGCGGCGCAGCTCACCGGCGATCCCGCCGCGGTGCCGTTCGACGCGAGGAGCCTCGACGCGCTGCGACGCCATCCGTTCGCCGGCAACGTGCGCGAGCTGCGCAACGTCGTGGAGAGCGCGCTCGCGTTCGGCGAGCTGCAGCTCGACGAGGCCGCGCCGCGCGCCGCGAGCTCGAGCCCCGCGATGCAGGTCGACGTCGACCGCAGCTACCGCGAGGCGCGCGCGGCCGCGCTCGACGCATTCGAGCGCGCGTACCTCGGCGCGCTGATCACCGCGTCGCGCAACAACGCGAGCGAGGCCGCGCGCCGCGCGAAGATGGATCGCGCGTACCTCCTCGAGCTGCTCAAGAAGCACGGCCTGCGCTGA